The following coding sequences are from one Onychomys torridus chromosome 14, mOncTor1.1, whole genome shotgun sequence window:
- the LOC118595849 gene encoding E2F-associated phosphoprotein isoform X1 has translation MNRLQDDYDPYAVEEPSDEEPALSSSEDEVDVLLHGTPDQKRKLIRECLTGESESSSEDEFEKEMEAELNSTIKTMEDKLSSMGTGSSSGVGSVGGVTAKYYDDIYFDSDSEDEDKAAHVTKKKKKKQRRIPTNDELLYDPEKDNRDQAWVDAQRRGYHAFGLQRPHQKQQPVPNSDAVLNCPACMTTLCLDCQRHESYKTQYRAMFVMNCSVNREEVLRYKNPGNRKKKRGAKKMRSNTEGPVETDVEEIYHPVMCTECSTEVAVYDKDEVFHFFNVLASHS, from the exons ATGAACCGGCTCCAGGATGACTACGACCCCTACGCGGTGGAAGAACCGAGCGACGAGGAGCCGGCTCTGAGCAG CTCTGAAGATGAAGTGGATGTGCTTTTACATGGAACTCCTGACCAAAAACGAAAACTCATCCGGGAATGTCTTACTGGAGAAAGTGAGTCATCTAGTGAAGAcgaatttgaaaaggaaatggaagcTGAATTAAACTCTACCATAAAAACAATGGAGGATAAGCTATCCTCTATGGGGACAG GCTCTTCCTCAGGAGTTGGGAGTGTTGGAGGAGTTACAGCAAAGTACTATGATGACATTTATTTTGATTCCGATTCTGAGGATGAAGACAAAGCGG cacatgtgaccaagaaaaagaagaagaaacagcgCAGGATCCCAACAAATGATGAGCTGCTGTATGACCCTGAGAAAGACAACAGAGACCAAGCCTGGGTTGATGCACAGAGAAGGGG ttaTCATGCTTTTGGATTGCAGAGACCACATCAGAAACAACAGCCTGTTCCGAACAGTGATGCTGTTTTGAATTGCCCTGCCTGCATGACTACTCTGTGCCTTGATTGCCAAAG GCATGAATCCTACAAGACTCAGTACAGAGCCATGTTTGTGATGAATTGTTCTGTCAACAGAGAGGAGGTTCTAAGATACAAGAatccaggaaacaggaagaaaaagcgGGGTGCTAAGAAGATGAGGTCTAACACTGAAGGTCCCGTGGAGACAGACGTGGAGGAAATCTATCACCCTGTCATGTGCACAGAGTGTTCCACTGAAGTGGCAGTCTATGACAAAGatgaagtttttcatttcttcaatgTTTTAGCAAGCCATTCTTGA
- the LOC118595849 gene encoding E2F-associated phosphoprotein isoform X2: protein MNRLQDDYDPYAVEEPSDEEPALSSSEDEVDVLLHGTPDQKRKLIRECLTGESESSSEDEFEKEMEAELNSTIKTMEDKLSSMGTGSSSGVGSVGGVTAKYYDDIYFDSDSEDEDKAAHVTKKKKKKQRRIPTNDELLYDPEKDNRDQAWVDAQRRGDHIRNNSLFRTVMLF, encoded by the exons ATGAACCGGCTCCAGGATGACTACGACCCCTACGCGGTGGAAGAACCGAGCGACGAGGAGCCGGCTCTGAGCAG CTCTGAAGATGAAGTGGATGTGCTTTTACATGGAACTCCTGACCAAAAACGAAAACTCATCCGGGAATGTCTTACTGGAGAAAGTGAGTCATCTAGTGAAGAcgaatttgaaaaggaaatggaagcTGAATTAAACTCTACCATAAAAACAATGGAGGATAAGCTATCCTCTATGGGGACAG GCTCTTCCTCAGGAGTTGGGAGTGTTGGAGGAGTTACAGCAAAGTACTATGATGACATTTATTTTGATTCCGATTCTGAGGATGAAGACAAAGCGG cacatgtgaccaagaaaaagaagaagaaacagcgCAGGATCCCAACAAATGATGAGCTGCTGTATGACCCTGAGAAAGACAACAGAGACCAAGCCTGGGTTGATGCACAGAGAAGGGG AGACCACATCAGAAACAACAGCCTGTTCCGAACAGTGATGCTGTTTTGA